From a region of the Anaerolineae bacterium genome:
- the atpH gene encoding ATP synthase F1 subunit delta produces the protein MRREELPLHYAQTLYEMALEEWASWLKSVQQALAEDRALADFLASDEASPAEKYQRLQAVVPPGASEKFRRFLGFLLDKGHLPMLTDVSAAFERLMARGRVREVAHVTSAVELSEEERERITALIRRRFGADVDCEFHVDPSLLGGLHIRVGDTVIDGTLASQLERLREQLLSS, from the coding sequence GTGAGACGCGAAGAACTGCCCTTGCACTATGCCCAAACGTTATATGAGATGGCGCTCGAGGAATGGGCATCCTGGCTGAAGAGCGTCCAGCAGGCTCTGGCCGAGGACCGGGCGCTGGCGGACTTTCTGGCTAGCGATGAGGCCTCGCCGGCGGAAAAGTACCAGCGCCTGCAGGCGGTGGTGCCGCCGGGGGCCAGCGAAAAATTTCGCCGCTTCCTGGGCTTCCTGCTGGACAAGGGCCATCTGCCCATGCTGACGGATGTGAGCGCCGCCTTCGAGCGTCTGATGGCGCGCGGCCGCGTGCGGGAGGTCGCTCATGTCACCAGCGCGGTGGAGCTGAGCGAGGAGGAGCGCGAGCGCATCACCGCCCTCATCCGCCGGCGCTTTGGGGCCGACGTGGACTGCGAGTTCCATGTGGACCCCTCCCTGCTGGGCGGCTTGCACATCCGGGTGGGCGACACCGTCATTGACGGCACGCTCGCCAGCCAGCTCGAACGCCTGCGCGAGCAACTGCTTTCCTCCTGA
- the atpF gene encoding F0F1 ATP synthase subunit B, which translates to MEKIGINPGLLVSQIFNYTLLLVVLYFLLYKPVLRMFEERKARIRKGLEDAEEAARRRAEAEQEYERIVDEARREGQRIIAQATETSQRVAAEIRAKAEAEAEEIRKRAREEAERMREQMAQELRREVSDLSVAIARRLIGTTLDEETQRKLIEKFLAETEALS; encoded by the coding sequence TTGGAAAAGATCGGGATCAATCCTGGCTTGCTGGTCTCCCAGATTTTCAATTATACCCTGCTCCTCGTCGTCCTCTATTTCCTGCTCTACAAGCCGGTCCTGCGGATGTTCGAGGAGCGCAAGGCGCGCATCCGCAAAGGGCTGGAGGATGCCGAGGAAGCGGCGCGCCGGCGCGCGGAAGCCGAGCAGGAATACGAGCGCATCGTGGACGAAGCCCGGCGCGAGGGCCAGCGCATCATCGCTCAGGCCACCGAGACGAGCCAGCGCGTGGCCGCCGAAATACGGGCGAAGGCCGAGGCGGAAGCGGAGGAAATCCGCAAGCGCGCTCGCGAGGAGGCCGAGCGCATGCGCGAGCAGATGGCCCAGGAACTGCGCCGCGAGGTGAGCGACCTGTCGGTGGCCATCGCGCGCCGGCTCATCGGCACCACTCTGGATGAGGAGACTCAGCGCAAGCTGATCGAGAAATTCCTGGCGGAGACAGAGGCGCTGTCGTGA
- the atpE gene encoding ATP synthase F0 subunit C, with protein MDLMTAKQFAAAMAIGLGAIGPALGIGWMGAKAMEAIGRNPEASGEVRNNMILAIVFAEAIAIYALVVALIIKFV; from the coding sequence ATGGACCTCATGACGGCAAAGCAGTTCGCGGCGGCAATGGCCATTGGCCTGGGTGCCATCGGGCCGGCTCTGGGCATCGGATGGATGGGTGCTAAGGCTATGGAGGCCATCGGACGCAATCCCGAGGCCTCCGGCGAGGTGCGCAACAACATGATCCTGGCCATCGTGTTCGCGGAAGCGATCGCCATCTATGCCCTGGTGGTGGCTCTGATCATCAAATTCGTGTAA